The genomic stretch CAGGCGCGGCTCGCGGCGCTTTCGGCCAAGGTCAGCCGCAAGCTGGAATGGCGCGAGACGCTGCCGGAGAAGCTGCCGTTTGATAGCGAGAGCTTCGATCTGGTGACCTGCGCGATGGCCTTTCACCGGCTGCCCGCCGCCGAGTTTCTGGGGTCGGTCTATCGTGTGTTGAAAGCAGGCGGGCGGCTGATCATCGCGGATGAGTTGGCACCCGTGCAGGCCAGTGCGTGGCGCGCGGGCTGGCGGCAGTTTTACTATCGCTTCATTGCGCGCGACGAAATCGAAGTAAACGCGCGGTTCTATCAGGCCGAAGCGTTGGCCGAGATGCTGCGCGCCGCCGGCTTCCGCCAACAAACGGTCAAGGTGTTGCGCGAACGCAGCAAACACGATTGGGCCTTCGCGCTAATCAAAGCAGTGAAATAACTCTTCCCACGAAGCCACACGAAGCAGCACGAAAAAGGCGTAGACAGGATGAACAAGATTTTCGTCAGGATTTACGCCAGGATTTAAGGAAGATGCTCAAGCTGGCGTGACCCGAAACATCATCTTGTCAATCCAGCCCGCAATCCTGTTCATCCTGTCTACGG from Acidobacteriota bacterium encodes the following:
- a CDS encoding class I SAM-dependent methyltransferase: MATTFEIQAAEVLPKTVASQQSATHLTAWLSEFEEKIASDFRQRTQLDYKETIQQIIDAAEPQPGMHVLDAATGSGVIARQFVGRVGDQGRIIGADTADRVEQARLAALSAKVSRKLEWRETLPEKLPFDSESFDLVTCAMAFHRLPAAEFLGSVYRVLKAGGRLIIADELAPVQASAWRAGWRQFYYRFIARDEIEVNARFYQAEALAEMLRAAGFRQQTVKVLRERSKHDWAFALIKAVK